The proteins below come from a single Arthrobacter sp. B1I2 genomic window:
- a CDS encoding ABC transporter substrate-binding protein, which translates to MKESRPQRFGRRAFRGLAAGLGLAVALSACGGSSDPLSKAPASSGGASGGATSLVVGSADFPESQVIAELYAGALNANGITATTKPNIGSREVYFKAVQDGSVDVVPDYSGNLLLYVDKEAKEVSADDIAKALPGKLPDGLGVLDVSKAEDKDAMVVTKATAEKYQLKSIEDLAKVCSEIVVGAPATFAERAYGLPGLKKNYNCVPKKLEPFSDGGGPVTLKALLENQVQVADIYTTTPSIADNDLVVLEDPKNNFIAQQVLPLYNKAKMTDKAKQALNSVSSTLTTDDLINLNRAVSGSQKQDAKAAATAWLKDKGIVK; encoded by the coding sequence ATGAAAGAAAGCCGTCCCCAGCGCTTCGGCAGGCGGGCGTTCCGCGGCCTTGCCGCCGGACTTGGCCTGGCCGTGGCGCTGTCCGCCTGCGGCGGTTCGTCCGATCCGCTCAGCAAGGCACCCGCGTCCAGCGGCGGCGCGTCCGGTGGGGCCACCTCCCTGGTGGTGGGCTCCGCGGACTTCCCGGAGAGCCAGGTCATCGCCGAGCTGTACGCCGGAGCGCTGAATGCCAACGGAATTACTGCCACCACCAAACCGAACATCGGTTCCCGTGAGGTTTACTTCAAGGCCGTCCAGGACGGCTCGGTGGACGTAGTGCCCGACTACAGTGGCAACCTGCTGCTATACGTGGACAAGGAAGCCAAGGAAGTCTCCGCCGACGACATCGCCAAGGCCCTGCCCGGCAAGCTGCCGGACGGGCTGGGCGTGCTGGACGTCTCCAAGGCCGAGGACAAGGACGCCATGGTGGTCACCAAGGCAACCGCGGAGAAGTACCAGCTGAAGTCCATCGAGGACCTGGCCAAGGTCTGCAGCGAGATCGTGGTGGGAGCCCCGGCCACCTTCGCCGAGCGCGCCTACGGCCTGCCCGGGCTGAAGAAGAACTACAACTGCGTCCCCAAGAAGCTTGAGCCCTTCAGTGACGGCGGCGGCCCGGTAACGCTCAAGGCGCTGCTGGAGAACCAGGTGCAGGTGGCGGATATCTACACCACCACGCCGTCCATCGCCGACAACGACCTGGTGGTGCTGGAGGATCCCAAGAACAACTTCATCGCCCAGCAGGTCCTGCCGCTGTACAACAAGGCGAAGATGACGGACAAGGCCAAGCAGGCGCTGAACTCGGTATCCAGCACCCTCACCACGGATGACCTGATCAACCTCAACCGGGCGGTCAGCGGCAGCCAGAAGCAGGATGCCAAGGCGGCGGCAACCGCGTGGCTCAAGGACAAGGGCATCGTCAAGTAA